A region from the Kribbella shirazensis genome encodes:
- the lon gene encoding endopeptidase La, translated as MTDTLNLPVLPLDDVVVLPGMVVPVRLADSEARAAIDAAQAAGQDQVLLVPRLDGKYAKAGTLGEIEQIGRLPGGDRAAVIRGTQRVRIGAGTTGPGAALWVGATVMHEITDNRSAELAREYKTLVTSVLQRRGAWQVIDSVKQVDDPSELSDLAGYASYLNNEQKSWLVENANVSERLEKLIGWVRDHLAELEVSETIQKDVQEGMEKQQREFLLRQQMAAIRKELAELDGKAESEEEDYRARVEAADLPEHVRKAALAEVDKLERTAEQSPEVGWIRTWLDTVLELPWNERTEDSYDLREARSVLDADHAGLDDVKQRITEYLAVRRRRADRGLGVVGGRRSGAVLALVGPPGVGKTSLGESVARAMGRKFVRVALGGVRDEAEIRGHRRTYVGALPGRIVRAITEAGSMNPVVLLDEIDKVGADYRGDPTAALLEVLDPAQNHTFRDHYLEVELDLSDVVFLATANVLDSIPVPLLDRMELVQLDGYTEDEKVTIARDHLLPRQLERAGLTADEVTVEDSALRVLAGEYTREAGVRQLERSISRVLRKVTAKLALGEDLGQLSIGAGDLKGYLGSPKFTPESVERTALPGVATGLAVTGAGGDVLFVEASLADKETGPTGVTLTGQLGDVMKESAQIALSYLRSHGAELGLPVGDLAERNAHIHVPAGAVPKDGPSAGVTMTTALASLLSGRPVRSEVAMTGEVSLTGRVLPIGGVKQKLLAAHRAGLTTILIPKRNEPDLEDVPESVLAELTVHPVSDVREVLDLALEPAEVGAHQYAA; from the coding sequence GTGACCGATACGTTGAATCTTCCTGTACTGCCGCTGGACGACGTCGTGGTCCTGCCGGGGATGGTCGTGCCGGTCCGCCTCGCCGACAGCGAGGCCCGGGCGGCGATCGACGCCGCGCAGGCCGCGGGTCAGGACCAGGTGCTGCTGGTGCCGCGGCTGGACGGGAAATACGCCAAGGCCGGGACGCTCGGCGAGATCGAGCAGATCGGCAGGCTGCCGGGCGGCGACCGGGCGGCCGTGATCCGTGGGACCCAGCGGGTCCGCATCGGCGCCGGGACCACCGGTCCGGGTGCCGCGCTCTGGGTGGGCGCGACGGTGATGCACGAGATCACCGACAACCGCTCCGCCGAGCTGGCCCGCGAGTACAAGACCCTGGTGACCTCGGTGCTGCAGCGTCGCGGCGCGTGGCAGGTCATCGACTCCGTGAAGCAGGTGGACGACCCGTCCGAGCTGTCCGATCTGGCCGGCTACGCGTCGTACCTGAACAACGAGCAGAAGTCCTGGCTGGTCGAGAACGCGAACGTGTCCGAGCGGCTGGAGAAGCTGATCGGCTGGGTCCGCGACCACCTGGCCGAGCTCGAGGTCTCCGAGACGATCCAGAAGGACGTCCAGGAGGGGATGGAGAAGCAGCAGCGCGAGTTCCTGCTGCGCCAGCAGATGGCCGCGATCCGCAAGGAGCTGGCCGAGCTGGACGGCAAGGCCGAGTCCGAGGAAGAGGACTACCGGGCCCGCGTCGAGGCTGCCGACCTGCCGGAGCACGTGCGCAAGGCCGCGCTGGCCGAGGTCGACAAGCTCGAGCGGACCGCCGAGCAGTCCCCCGAGGTCGGCTGGATCCGCACCTGGCTGGACACCGTGCTCGAGCTGCCGTGGAACGAGCGGACCGAGGACAGCTACGACCTCCGCGAGGCGCGGTCCGTGCTGGACGCGGACCACGCCGGCCTGGACGACGTGAAGCAGCGCATCACGGAGTACCTGGCCGTACGCCGTCGGCGCGCGGACCGTGGTCTCGGTGTCGTCGGCGGTCGCCGCAGTGGCGCCGTACTGGCCCTGGTCGGTCCGCCTGGTGTGGGTAAGACCTCGCTGGGCGAGTCCGTGGCGCGGGCGATGGGCAGGAAGTTCGTCCGGGTCGCGCTGGGCGGCGTGCGGGACGAGGCCGAGATCCGCGGTCACCGGCGGACGTACGTCGGTGCGCTGCCGGGCCGGATCGTCCGGGCGATCACGGAGGCGGGTTCGATGAACCCCGTCGTACTGCTGGACGAGATCGACAAGGTGGGCGCGGACTACCGGGGCGACCCGACCGCCGCCCTGCTGGAGGTCCTCGACCCGGCGCAGAACCACACCTTCCGGGACCACTACCTGGAGGTCGAGCTGGACCTGTCCGACGTGGTCTTCCTGGCCACGGCGAACGTGCTGGACTCCATCCCGGTGCCGCTGCTGGACCGGATGGAGCTGGTGCAGCTGGACGGATACACAGAGGACGAGAAGGTCACGATCGCCCGTGACCACCTGCTCCCGCGTCAGCTGGAGCGGGCGGGCCTGACGGCGGACGAAGTGACCGTGGAGGACTCGGCGCTGCGGGTGCTCGCGGGTGAGTACACGCGGGAGGCCGGCGTACGCCAGCTGGAGCGGTCGATCTCCCGGGTACTGCGGAAGGTGACGGCCAAGCTCGCCCTGGGCGAGGACCTCGGGCAGCTGTCCATCGGTGCGGGTGACCTGAAGGGGTACCTGGGTTCGCCGAAGTTCACGCCGGAGTCGGTCGAGCGTACGGCGCTGCCGGGTGTGGCGACCGGACTGGCGGTGACCGGTGCGGGCGGTGACGTGCTCTTCGTCGAGGCGTCACTGGCCGACAAGGAGACCGGCCCGACCGGAGTCACGCTGACCGGGCAGCTCGGTGACGTGATGAAGGAGTCGGCGCAGATCGCCCTGTCGTACCTGCGCTCGCACGGCGCGGAGCTGGGGCTGCCGGTCGGCGACCTGGCCGAGCGGAACGCCCACATCCACGTACCTGCCGGTGCCGTCCCGAAGGACGGACCGTCGGCGGGTGTGACGATGACGACGGCGCTGGCGTCACTGCTGTCCGGGCGGCCGGTCCGTTCGGAGGTCGCGATGACCGGTGAGGTGTCGCTGACCGGCCGGGTGCTCCCGATCGGTGGCGTGAAGCAGAAGCTGCTCGCCGCACACCGGGCCGGGCTGACCACGATCCTGATCCCGAAGCGGAACGAGCCGGACCTGGAGGACGTGCCGGAGTCCGTGCTCGCGGAGCTGACCGTTCACCCGGTGAGCGACGTCCGCGAGGTGCTGGATCTGGCGCTGGAGCCGGCCGAGGTCGGCGCGCACCAGTACGCCGCCTGA
- a CDS encoding penicillin-binding protein: MSVLSGALAAGLAIPFAGLAGFTTEKTSETLQDLPQQFDEVPLKQKSTILAADGSPIATIAEQNRVPVKLSQVAPIMEKAIVAIEDDRFYEHGALDAKGTLRALLQNQSSGSVQQGGSSITQQFVKISLVEKARTPEEVAAATADTYQRKVAELRYAVAVEKQFSKNEILEKYLNLANFGDGAWGIQAAAQHYFSVNASQLTLPQAAMLAGLVKNPTGYDPTNNAKRAKDRRDVVIRRMLELNVISVSQANSALKTPVIDPAKVRPIKLGCANGPYPFFCEYIVSELENNPAFGKTKAERSNYIKTAGLTIRTSLDPKIQQAAQRSIDTHSRPTDQAIAAITIVEPGTGLVKAMAQSRGYGNKRGQTSYNYNVPKTYPGGYGGFQNGSTMKAFTVAAAIQKGIPLNYKIASPSPIHLQGQTFSTCSGPYKILEKYDPKNSTTNVPNPTMIEAAQKSTNTYFLQLSQRTGLCPIAKIAGALGLNQAQSGEPLRQVPSMTLGIDNTSPLQLANAYAAFAARGMYCTPWLITSVKDSAGKTVSVPGAQCKQVLAPEVADGVNAVLHQVMEPKGTGGKLKFGKSDLAGKTGTINEAKAVWYAGYSSKLAAAATVADASPPYKELQGQSLNGKPINDPSGSGTAGPIWQAAMKAALQGYPTTRFVAPSDKTQRGDVKNLPFVNGMNPEDAANKLRQAGFEVAIASGTVNSEETAGTVAYTDPRQRDGAPAGSLVTIYVSNGSGSKKNQPAKPTTTQTVKPPGTPTTLNPNCPPWNPKYPNCGGRGR; this comes from the coding sequence GTGAGCGTGCTGTCGGGGGCCTTGGCCGCCGGTCTCGCCATCCCGTTCGCCGGCCTCGCCGGGTTCACCACGGAGAAGACCTCCGAGACGCTGCAGGACCTGCCGCAGCAGTTCGACGAAGTACCGCTGAAACAGAAGAGCACGATCCTGGCCGCCGACGGTTCGCCGATCGCCACGATCGCCGAGCAGAACCGGGTGCCGGTCAAGCTCAGCCAGGTCGCGCCGATCATGGAGAAGGCGATCGTCGCGATCGAGGACGACCGGTTCTACGAGCACGGCGCGCTGGACGCGAAGGGCACGCTGCGCGCGCTGCTGCAGAACCAGTCGTCGGGCTCGGTGCAGCAGGGTGGTTCGAGCATCACCCAGCAGTTCGTGAAGATCAGCCTGGTCGAGAAGGCACGGACGCCGGAGGAGGTCGCGGCCGCGACGGCCGACACCTACCAGCGCAAGGTCGCCGAGCTGCGGTACGCGGTCGCGGTCGAGAAGCAATTCTCGAAGAACGAGATCCTGGAGAAGTACCTCAACCTCGCCAACTTCGGCGACGGCGCGTGGGGCATCCAGGCCGCGGCCCAGCACTACTTCTCGGTGAACGCCTCGCAGCTGACGCTCCCGCAGGCCGCGATGCTGGCCGGCCTGGTGAAGAACCCGACCGGCTACGACCCGACCAACAACGCCAAGCGCGCCAAGGATCGCCGCGACGTGGTCATCCGCCGGATGCTCGAGCTGAACGTCATCTCGGTCTCGCAGGCCAACTCGGCGCTGAAGACGCCGGTCATCGACCCGGCCAAGGTCCGCCCGATCAAACTCGGCTGCGCCAACGGGCCGTACCCGTTCTTCTGCGAGTACATCGTCTCCGAGCTCGAGAACAACCCGGCCTTCGGCAAGACCAAGGCCGAACGCTCGAACTACATCAAGACCGCCGGCCTGACGATCCGCACGTCCCTGGACCCGAAGATCCAGCAGGCCGCCCAGCGCTCCATCGACACCCACTCGCGGCCGACCGACCAGGCGATCGCCGCGATCACGATCGTCGAGCCCGGCACCGGCCTCGTGAAGGCGATGGCCCAGAGCCGCGGGTACGGCAACAAACGCGGCCAGACGTCGTACAACTACAACGTGCCCAAGACCTATCCGGGCGGGTACGGCGGCTTCCAGAACGGCTCCACGATGAAGGCGTTCACGGTCGCGGCCGCGATCCAGAAGGGCATCCCGCTCAACTACAAGATCGCGTCGCCCAGCCCGATCCACCTGCAAGGCCAGACGTTCAGCACCTGCAGCGGCCCGTACAAGATCCTCGAGAAGTACGACCCGAAGAACTCGACGACCAACGTCCCGAACCCGACCATGATCGAGGCGGCGCAGAAGTCGACCAACACCTACTTCCTGCAGCTCTCCCAGCGGACCGGCCTGTGTCCGATCGCGAAGATCGCCGGTGCACTGGGGCTGAACCAGGCCCAGTCGGGGGAACCGCTCAGGCAGGTCCCGTCGATGACCCTGGGCATCGACAACACCTCGCCGCTGCAACTGGCGAACGCGTACGCCGCCTTCGCGGCTCGCGGCATGTACTGCACGCCGTGGCTGATCACGTCGGTCAAGGACTCGGCCGGCAAGACGGTCAGCGTCCCGGGCGCACAGTGCAAGCAGGTGCTGGCACCCGAGGTCGCGGACGGTGTGAACGCGGTCCTGCACCAGGTCATGGAGCCGAAGGGCACCGGCGGCAAGCTCAAGTTCGGCAAGAGCGACCTCGCCGGTAAGACCGGAACCATCAACGAGGCCAAGGCTGTCTGGTACGCCGGCTACTCGAGCAAGCTCGCCGCTGCCGCCACGGTGGCCGACGCGTCCCCGCCGTACAAGGAGCTGCAGGGGCAGAGTCTCAACGGCAAGCCGATCAACGACCCCTCGGGTTCCGGGACCGCCGGGCCGATCTGGCAGGCCGCGATGAAGGCCGCCCTGCAGGGCTACCCGACCACGCGGTTCGTGGCGCCGTCGGACAAGACCCAGCGCGGCGACGTGAAGAACCTCCCGTTCGTCAACGGCATGAACCCCGAGGACGCCGCGAACAAGCTCCGCCAGGCCGGCTTCGAGGTCGCGATCGCCTCCGGCACCGTGAACTCCGAGGAGACCGCCGGCACCGTCGCCTACACCGACCCCCGCCAGCGCGACGGCGCCCCGGCAGGCTCCTTGGTGACGATCTACGTCTCCAACGGCAGCGGCAGCAAGAAGAACCAGCCCGCCAAACCGACCACCACCCAAACGGTCAAACCCCCGGGCACCCCCACCACCCTCAACCCCAACTGCCCACCCTGGAACCCCAAGTACCCCAACTGCGGCGGCCGCGGCCGCTGA
- a CDS encoding GatB/YqeY domain-containing protein produces MSNSGMKQRLHDDMTAALKARDEIRKSTLRMALTAITKAEVAGKEARELTDPEIVDVLSSEAKKRRESVVAYREAGRAELADKEQAEADILAEYLPEQLTEDEIKALVTEAIATTGAAELGPRGIGKVMGALQPKVKGKADGSVVSAEVKRQLGA; encoded by the coding sequence ATGTCCAACTCCGGAATGAAACAGCGCCTGCACGACGACATGACCGCCGCCCTCAAGGCGCGCGACGAGATCCGCAAGTCGACGCTGCGGATGGCGCTCACCGCGATCACCAAGGCGGAGGTGGCCGGCAAGGAGGCCCGCGAGCTCACCGACCCCGAGATCGTCGACGTCCTCAGCTCGGAGGCGAAGAAGCGCCGCGAATCCGTCGTCGCCTACCGCGAGGCCGGCCGCGCCGAGCTGGCCGACAAGGAACAGGCAGAGGCGGACATCCTCGCCGAGTACCTCCCCGAGCAGCTCACCGAGGACGAGATCAAGGCACTGGTCACCGAAGCCATCGCCACCACCGGCGCCGCCGAACTCGGCCCGCGCGGCATCGGCAAGGTCATGGGCGCCCTGCAGCCCAAGGTCAAGGGCAAGGCCGACGGCTCAGTCGTCTCCGCCGAAGTAAAACGCCAACTCGGCGCCTGA